One window of Mangrovibacterium diazotrophicum genomic DNA carries:
- a CDS encoding ROK family transcriptional regulator encodes MSPQSLKNPANQALSELKRHKLRMQIIRLLYKKSPQSAAHLCKKVNISLPSARSILNELIEEKVVFITGTGESSGGRKPVLYSLNGEAFYIMAVEMDQYKAKAIFLNCLNETSGAPVEFETNINDPEFIFKLEQAFNQLQQDSGVNKSRIHAIGIGMPGLIDPKNGINQTIKDPEKQNIAERVSRHFGLATYIENDARMQTMGEFVFGKAKNTRNTLVINWSWGLGLGMIINGEIFEGSNGCSGEFSHIRIVEDGDLCECGKRGCLQTIAGARHLLDLARQAVNDENISQLTNDFIGRTDELTVKDIIASAIKGDELSINLINTIGKNMAWGLSILIQLYNPELILLSGPLSVPKQYLQVTIQQALQQYCLSNILSNVKIEISELAENSGLKGTGVMVFKNLFNQQDAVI; translated from the coding sequence ATGTCGCCACAATCCCTAAAAAATCCTGCCAACCAAGCTTTGAGTGAGCTGAAGCGTCACAAGCTACGCATGCAAATCATCCGGTTGCTTTACAAAAAGAGCCCGCAATCGGCCGCTCACTTGTGTAAAAAGGTCAACATAAGCCTTCCTTCAGCACGCAGTATTCTGAATGAATTAATTGAAGAAAAAGTTGTCTTCATCACCGGAACGGGTGAATCGAGCGGAGGACGGAAACCTGTTTTGTACAGTTTGAACGGCGAGGCATTCTACATTATGGCTGTCGAGATGGACCAGTACAAAGCCAAAGCAATCTTCCTGAATTGCCTGAATGAAACGTCAGGTGCTCCCGTCGAATTTGAGACGAACATCAACGATCCCGAATTTATCTTCAAACTGGAACAAGCCTTCAACCAACTGCAACAGGATTCCGGTGTCAACAAATCGCGAATTCACGCCATCGGAATCGGCATGCCTGGTTTGATTGACCCCAAAAACGGAATCAACCAAACCATCAAAGATCCCGAAAAGCAAAATATTGCAGAGCGGGTTTCGCGTCATTTTGGATTGGCAACTTACATTGAAAACGACGCCCGTATGCAAACCATGGGTGAATTTGTTTTCGGGAAAGCCAAAAACACACGCAACACCCTGGTCATTAACTGGAGCTGGGGACTTGGTTTAGGGATGATTATCAACGGCGAAATTTTTGAGGGCAGCAACGGCTGCTCGGGCGAATTCAGTCATATCCGCATTGTCGAGGATGGAGATCTTTGTGAATGCGGGAAACGAGGTTGTCTGCAAACGATTGCCGGTGCACGTCACCTACTCGACCTAGCCAGACAAGCCGTTAACGACGAAAACATTTCTCAACTCACCAACGATTTCATCGGACGAACCGACGAACTTACCGTCAAAGACATTATTGCCAGCGCGATCAAAGGCGACGAGTTATCCATCAATCTGATCAACACCATCGGTAAAAATATGGCCTGGGGGCTATCCATCCTCATTCAGCTTTACAACCCGGAGCTAATCCTACTTAGCGGACCACTTTCCGTGCCGAAACAATACCTGCAGGTAACCATCCAACAAGCCCTGCAACAATATTGCCTCAGCAACATCCTCTCCAATGTTAAGATCGAAATCTCGGAACTGGCTGAAAATTCAGGCCTAAAAGGGACCGGAGTTATGGTCTTCAAAAATCTCTTCAACCAACAAGACGCTGTCATCTAG
- a CDS encoding RNA polymerase sigma factor yields the protein MLASEFKTKVLPLSNKLMRFATQMLHDEEQARDIIQDVFLKLWQKKDSLREVDNMEAFAMRMTRNRCLDLFKAKKPVLAEDDFLKRNSTESRDLQNEIELSESALLVRKLIRNLPDIQRTVMHLRDIEQYEYEEIAQMTDLTVNTIRVNLSRARKKVRDELIKREYGN from the coding sequence ATGCTAGCCAGCGAATTTAAAACAAAGGTACTCCCGCTCAGTAACAAGCTGATGCGTTTTGCCACACAAATGTTGCACGATGAAGAACAAGCGCGCGACATTATTCAGGATGTATTCCTGAAACTCTGGCAAAAGAAAGACTCGTTGCGGGAGGTCGACAACATGGAAGCCTTTGCCATGCGCATGACCCGCAACCGCTGTCTGGATCTGTTTAAAGCGAAAAAGCCGGTTTTGGCCGAGGATGATTTTCTAAAACGAAATAGTACCGAAAGCCGCGACCTGCAAAACGAAATTGAACTATCGGAGTCGGCCTTGCTCGTTCGGAAATTAATCCGGAATTTACCCGACATTCAACGAACAGTGATGCACCTGCGAGACATTGAGCAATACGAATACGAAGAAATTGCCCAAATGACCGACCTGACCGTAAATACCATCCGCGTCAATTTATCAAGGGCTCGGAAAAAAGTGAGGGATGAATTAATTAAAAGAGAGTATGGAAACTAA
- a CDS encoding DUF4252 domain-containing protein, with protein MKATMKSIFRAMIFVLLLAPIAAMAQKSPVDKLFEKYANRDGITTVNISGALLSFAAQADGNSAEADMISKLKGIRILTVEDSELNKQLDFFKEMEGDSFFKNNNYESLMEITDKDEIVRFYARKADGGKFSELLLIVGGDENTLISIQGLIDPANIGKITGALDIDINP; from the coding sequence ATGAAAGCAACTATGAAATCCATCTTTCGCGCAATGATCTTCGTTCTGCTGCTGGCCCCCATCGCAGCAATGGCACAGAAGAGCCCGGTGGATAAACTATTCGAAAAATATGCCAACCGCGATGGCATTACAACGGTGAACATCAGTGGCGCATTGCTGTCGTTTGCAGCACAAGCCGATGGCAACTCGGCCGAAGCCGACATGATCTCTAAGCTGAAAGGAATTCGGATTCTAACGGTTGAAGACAGCGAGCTTAACAAACAGCTCGATTTCTTCAAAGAAATGGAAGGCGATAGTTTCTTTAAAAATAACAATTACGAATCGCTGATGGAAATCACCGACAAAGATGAAATTGTACGGTTCTATGCCCGCAAAGCCGACGGCGGCAAATTCTCCGAGTTGTTGCTTATCGTTGGAGGCGATGAAAATACACTCATCAGCATCCAGGGGTTGATTGACCCCGCCAACATCGGAAAGATTACCGGAGCACTCGATATCGACATCAACCCATAA
- a CDS encoding DUF432 domain-containing protein gives MPRQKNIWGKHEGKLNQQIQFESGFCSLQLKYFTGGWSVVQQKKAEPVAEATFQILNEDTNLPDAHLFQTGRSANLFIQPALPPKSVVFRGNKKIIIRPHQTLRIYIATPIYIQLYYKQVDADHFLAEYETERITDTWFGEPDSGSPAFSVGSRFATTPEELDATKYEIIVPVNIQNNTTQLLDLQRLLIRVELMNVYLVGDHLMADLETIEFKGQGQVGNLHFSTDKAVHGSSPLLISKARQASNRTILGHSFHFIKQMTQL, from the coding sequence ATGCCAAGACAAAAAAACATTTGGGGGAAACACGAAGGAAAACTGAATCAACAAATTCAGTTTGAAAGTGGATTTTGTTCCCTGCAACTTAAATATTTTACCGGTGGCTGGTCTGTGGTCCAGCAAAAAAAAGCGGAACCTGTTGCCGAGGCGACCTTCCAGATCCTGAATGAAGATACAAATTTGCCGGATGCGCATTTGTTTCAAACGGGCCGATCGGCAAACCTGTTCATTCAACCTGCTTTGCCTCCGAAGTCGGTCGTATTCCGGGGTAACAAAAAGATTATCATCCGCCCGCACCAAACCCTGCGAATTTACATCGCCACGCCGATCTACATTCAGCTCTACTACAAGCAAGTTGATGCCGATCATTTTTTGGCAGAATACGAAACCGAGCGCATCACCGACACCTGGTTTGGCGAACCCGACAGCGGATCACCGGCATTTTCAGTTGGCTCGCGCTTCGCGACTACCCCGGAAGAACTGGATGCAACCAAATATGAAATCATCGTGCCTGTCAACATCCAGAACAATACTACACAATTGTTGGATCTTCAGCGCCTGCTAATCCGCGTGGAGCTGATGAATGTTTACCTGGTCGGTGATCACCTCATGGCTGATCTGGAAACCATCGAATTCAAAGGACAGGGACAGGTCGGCAATCTTCACTTCTCGACCGACAAAGCCGTGCATGGTAGCTCGCCACTGCTCATCAGCAAAGCACGACAGGCGTCGAACCGAACCATTTTGGGACACAGTTTCCATTTTATTAAACAAATGACCCAGCTTTAA
- a CDS encoding mechanosensitive ion channel family protein, whose translation MDFDFSKYFNIANLDKIIRIAILILISVIVIQGVAYLVKRSITYRLSKQSRMIINRIIVYTGYTLLSFMVLKELNFDITALFGAAGVVGIIIGVASQTSIGNIISGFFLVSEKSFELGDVVRIGDKAGTVYSIDLLSIKIRTYDNLLLRIPNQTVISSELINVTRFPIRRMDINVGVAYKEDLRKVFEVLKEVARKNPLCLEEPEPLILLQGYGASSIDILFAVWFEKNNFRDVKNSVIIDIKEAFDREGIEIPFPHVSLYTGEATKNFPVELVQKKETVGKKSS comes from the coding sequence ATGGATTTCGATTTTTCCAAATACTTTAATATCGCCAATCTCGACAAAATCATTCGGATTGCCATTTTAATTCTCATATCCGTCATCGTCATTCAAGGGGTGGCCTACCTGGTCAAGCGAAGTATCACTTATCGCCTGTCCAAACAATCCCGAATGATCATCAACCGCATCATCGTTTACACCGGTTATACCCTGCTCTCATTCATGGTACTGAAGGAATTAAACTTCGACATTACCGCGTTGTTTGGTGCTGCCGGAGTGGTTGGTATCATCATTGGTGTGGCCTCGCAAACCAGCATCGGCAACATCATCAGCGGCTTTTTCCTCGTATCCGAAAAGTCGTTCGAATTGGGCGATGTTGTGCGGATCGGCGATAAAGCCGGAACCGTTTACTCCATCGATTTGCTGAGTATCAAAATCAGAACCTACGATAACCTATTGCTCCGGATTCCCAATCAAACGGTTATCAGCAGCGAACTGATCAACGTCACCCGCTTCCCCATCCGGCGCATGGACATTAATGTTGGTGTGGCCTACAAGGAAGATCTCCGGAAAGTCTTTGAAGTACTGAAAGAAGTGGCCCGCAAAAATCCGCTTTGTTTGGAAGAGCCGGAACCACTCATCCTGTTACAGGGTTACGGTGCCAGCAGTATTGATATTCTCTTCGCTGTTTGGTTTGAAAAGAACAACTTCCGGGATGTGAAGAACAGCGTTATCATCGACATCAAAGAAGCCTTCGACCGAGAAGGTATCGAAATTCCGTTCCCGCACGTCAGTCTTTATACCGGCGAAGCCACTAAGAACTTCCCGGTTGAGTTGGTGCAGAAAAAAGAAACTGTCGGAAAAAAGTCATCCTGA
- a CDS encoding TetR/AcrR family transcriptional regulator: protein MPRTEEQFEQIRTEKKQKIMEVALELFATNGFHATSMSQIAKQAGISKGLAYNYFESKNELLIEIIDMGFNEITNFTSVKQDQLVTEEELIEFVERSFDRVGKDIKHWKLFYSLMLQPHIVENFNERYAQAAEPFFAMIYQFIASKGNTDPEGDLMIISMMIEGAFLYAVAAPGIFPLEQMKRKVIDGIFRIVETGKK from the coding sequence ATGCCTCGCACTGAAGAACAATTCGAACAAATAAGAACCGAGAAGAAACAGAAAATCATGGAGGTTGCGCTGGAACTATTTGCAACCAACGGGTTTCATGCCACTTCTATGAGCCAGATTGCCAAGCAAGCCGGAATTTCAAAAGGCCTAGCCTACAACTACTTTGAAAGCAAGAATGAGCTGCTGATCGAAATCATAGACATGGGCTTCAACGAGATTACCAATTTCACTTCTGTCAAACAAGATCAACTTGTTACTGAAGAAGAACTGATTGAATTCGTGGAAAGAAGTTTCGATCGGGTTGGTAAAGATATCAAGCACTGGAAGCTTTTTTATTCACTGATGCTTCAGCCTCATATCGTTGAAAATTTCAACGAACGCTATGCACAGGCGGCCGAACCATTCTTCGCCATGATCTACCAGTTTATCGCCTCCAAAGGTAACACGGATCCTGAAGGCGACCTGATGATCATTAGTATGATGATCGAGGGCGCTTTTTTATATGCGGTGGCTGCTCCGGGAATTTTCCCGCTGGAGCAAATGAAGCGCAAAGTCATCGACGGCATTTTCAGAATTGTAGAAACAGGAAAAAAATAA
- a CDS encoding outer membrane lipoprotein-sorting protein: MKRILSFFTFLLICIFAQAQDLDIKTIVQRADEKFRGQSSESTMSMTIQRPGWSRTVEMKSWTLGTEYSMIYITAPAKERGQVFLKRESEMWNWMPNIERTIKIPPSMMMQSWMGSDFTNDDLVKESSLVKDYDHKLLGTDEIEGYQCYKIELLPHEDAAVVWGKILMWVTKEDYLWLKAEYYDEDGELINTEILSDIKHMDDRMMPTHLEMIPEDKPGQKTIMVFEQIKFNVDLKEDFFSIQNMKRIK, encoded by the coding sequence ATGAAGCGAATCCTTTCATTTTTCACCTTTTTGCTAATCTGTATCTTTGCACAAGCGCAGGATCTGGATATCAAAACGATCGTTCAACGCGCCGACGAAAAATTCAGGGGGCAATCGAGCGAAAGCACGATGAGCATGACCATTCAACGCCCCGGCTGGTCACGAACAGTAGAGATGAAAAGCTGGACCCTGGGGACCGAGTACTCGATGATTTACATTACAGCACCGGCAAAAGAGCGTGGACAGGTTTTTCTGAAGCGTGAAAGCGAAATGTGGAACTGGATGCCCAACATCGAGCGAACCATTAAAATTCCACCATCAATGATGATGCAATCGTGGATGGGCTCCGATTTCACCAATGATGACCTGGTAAAAGAATCATCGCTCGTCAAAGACTACGACCATAAACTGCTGGGAACGGATGAGATCGAAGGTTACCAATGCTACAAAATTGAATTGTTGCCACATGAAGATGCCGCTGTTGTTTGGGGCAAAATCCTAATGTGGGTAACTAAGGAAGATTACTTGTGGCTGAAAGCGGAATACTACGACGAAGACGGCGAGTTAATCAACACCGAAATTCTCTCCGACATCAAGCACATGGATGACCGCATGATGCCAACTCACCTGGAGATGATTCCCGAGGACAAACCGGGACAAAAAACCATCATGGTATTTGAGCAAATCAAATTCAATGTGGACCTGAAGGAAGATTTCTTCTCCATTCAAAATATGAAAAGAATAAAGTAA
- a CDS encoding ABC transporter permease, with product MKPNNQKHARGFLFSPPLEGLGEAFKLAWRNIWRNRKRTVITVASVFFGVLLSTFMTSMQEGTYSKMIDNVVSSYSGYIQVHHPEYWDNKTIDYSFTPSDSLIEALEKNPKITSFVPRLQSFALLSYGSNTKGGALIGVDPVKENNMSKLSQWVIEGNYLKPGDDGILLAVNLAKNLGVEVNDTLVLISQGYHGSTAAALFPVRGILKFPSPAMNNMGGYIDLKNAQNFFSVPNQYSSLVLMVTDYSEVNKQKHLLQNEFKDQYEIMTWDEMDPLTKNMIDADRSGAYITKGILYALVGFGIFGTVIMMMAERRKEMGIMIAIGMQKKRLSSILFFEIALIGFIGVLVGFAVSLPFISYFVYHPIPLTGESAKAYEEFGFEPAMYFSAQWFIFARQVLIIFIITLLVYLYPLVKTYGMKLTKALHA from the coding sequence ATGAAACCAAATAATCAAAAACACGCTCGGGGTTTTCTTTTCTCCCCTCCTCTGGAGGGGCTGGGGGAGGCTTTTAAATTGGCCTGGCGAAACATTTGGCGCAACCGCAAGCGGACGGTCATCACGGTGGCTTCCGTTTTCTTCGGGGTACTGTTGAGCACCTTCATGACCTCGATGCAGGAAGGAACCTATTCGAAAATGATCGACAATGTGGTCAGTTCATACTCCGGCTACATCCAAGTTCATCACCCGGAATACTGGGACAATAAAACGATCGACTACAGCTTCACGCCGAGCGACAGCCTGATTGAAGCACTCGAAAAGAATCCCAAAATCACCTCGTTCGTACCCCGCTTGCAATCTTTCGCACTCCTATCCTATGGTAGCAATACCAAAGGTGGTGCTTTAATCGGCGTCGATCCGGTGAAAGAAAACAACATGAGCAAGCTCTCGCAATGGGTTATTGAAGGAAACTACCTGAAACCCGGAGACGACGGGATTTTACTCGCCGTCAACTTAGCGAAAAACCTCGGCGTCGAAGTCAACGATACTCTTGTATTGATTAGCCAGGGATACCACGGTTCCACAGCTGCGGCACTCTTTCCCGTTCGCGGCATCCTGAAGTTCCCCTCACCAGCCATGAACAACATGGGTGGTTACATCGACCTTAAAAACGCCCAAAACTTCTTTTCGGTTCCCAATCAGTACAGTTCCTTGGTACTGATGGTCACCGATTATTCGGAAGTGAACAAACAAAAGCACCTGCTGCAAAACGAATTTAAGGATCAATACGAAATCATGACCTGGGATGAAATGGATCCGCTCACCAAAAATATGATCGATGCCGACCGGTCCGGAGCCTACATCACTAAAGGGATTCTTTATGCACTGGTGGGATTCGGTATTTTCGGTACTGTCATCATGATGATGGCCGAGCGCCGCAAAGAAATGGGCATCATGATCGCGATTGGTATGCAGAAGAAACGACTTAGCTCCATTCTCTTTTTCGAGATCGCGCTAATCGGGTTCATCGGCGTTTTGGTCGGCTTTGCGGTTAGTCTGCCGTTCATCTCGTACTTCGTCTACCACCCTATTCCGCTGACGGGCGAATCAGCCAAAGCCTACGAAGAATTCGGCTTTGAACCGGCCATGTACTTCTCGGCTCAATGGTTCATTTTTGCCCGACAAGTACTGATCATCTTCATCATCACCCTGCTTGTTTACCTCTACCCGCTGGTGAAAACCTACGGCATGAAACTGACAAAAGCACTTCACGCATAA
- a CDS encoding ABC transporter permease, with protein MILAIAWRNIWRSKTRSLVILTALTLGLASGIFYMAFYKGMIDQRINSAIRTEASHIQIHHAQYLQNPDKKFVIASTDSVIQLIQAEKDVKAVSYRTIVNTMIQSPTSGSGAKVTGIDPTQEAQVTNLHSKLIDGDYFDTNRRNPIIIGKKLADKLKVKLKSKVVITLQDLNGNITGAAFKVAGIYETSNTTFDEMNVFVRNADINRVLGLDMNSCHEIAILLQQNEDLASVESDLQNELPKLDIKSWREVMPEVSLLESSFGLTMLIFIGIILLALLFGIINTMLMAVLERTKELGMLMAIGMNRIRVFSMIMAETVMLSVFGGMCGMALGWLLNLYFGVKGIDLGAWSTAYKSMGFETLVYTRLSWSISLEIGAMVFITGIIASIYPAVKALRLNPGEAIRIDM; from the coding sequence ATGATACTCGCAATTGCCTGGAGAAATATTTGGAGAAGCAAAACCCGGAGCCTCGTTATCCTGACCGCGTTGACGCTGGGACTCGCATCCGGCATCTTCTACATGGCCTTTTACAAGGGCATGATCGATCAGCGGATTAACTCGGCGATTCGCACCGAAGCGTCACACATCCAAATCCACCATGCTCAATACTTGCAAAACCCCGACAAGAAATTTGTTATTGCCTCAACGGACTCGGTCATTCAGCTTATTCAAGCTGAAAAAGACGTGAAAGCTGTTAGCTACCGCACCATTGTCAATACCATGATCCAGTCGCCAACAAGCGGATCTGGCGCGAAAGTCACCGGAATTGATCCGACGCAGGAAGCGCAGGTAACCAATCTTCATTCCAAGCTGATTGATGGAGACTATTTCGACACCAACCGCCGCAACCCGATCATCATTGGCAAAAAACTGGCAGACAAACTGAAGGTGAAACTGAAGTCGAAGGTCGTGATTACCCTGCAGGATCTGAATGGCAACATTACCGGGGCCGCGTTCAAAGTCGCGGGAATTTACGAAACCTCGAATACCACCTTCGACGAGATGAACGTTTTCGTTCGCAACGCTGACATCAACCGGGTGCTCGGACTCGACATGAACAGTTGCCACGAGATCGCCATCCTGCTGCAACAAAATGAAGACTTAGCCAGCGTTGAAAGCGACCTGCAAAATGAGCTGCCGAAACTCGATATCAAATCCTGGCGCGAAGTCATGCCCGAAGTCAGCCTATTGGAAAGCAGCTTCGGCCTGACGATGTTAATCTTCATCGGAATAATCCTGCTGGCCCTGCTTTTCGGGATCATCAATACCATGCTAATGGCTGTGCTCGAGCGAACCAAAGAGCTTGGCATGCTGATGGCCATCGGCATGAATCGCATCCGCGTTTTCTCCATGATTATGGCCGAAACGGTGATGCTATCCGTCTTTGGTGGTATGTGCGGCATGGCACTCGGCTGGCTCCTCAACCTCTACTTTGGCGTAAAAGGAATCGACCTCGGCGCATGGTCCACGGCCTACAAATCCATGGGCTTCGAAACCCTCGTTTACACCCGACTCTCGTGGTCCATCTCGCTCGAAATTGGTGCCATGGTATTCATCACCGGCATCATTGCATCCATTTACCCGGCCGTGAAAGCCTTACGTTTAAACCCTGGCGAAGCCATCCGAATCGACATGTAG
- a CDS encoding ABC transporter ATP-binding protein, with the protein MKVIEVKQLKKIYNTTEVKVNALNGVDLTFDEGEFAAIVGPSGSGKTTLLNMLGGLDEPSEGEINIDGTNIRTLSSSKLIDFRLHNIGFVFQAYNLIPVLTALENVEFIMQLQEIPKKERQQRAQVLLEQVGLGDRINSRPSKLSGGQQQRVAVARALASKPKFVLADEPTANLDSKSTANLLDIMEELNRKENITFIFSTHDQRVVNKARRVITLEDGQIISDVRKEQSE; encoded by the coding sequence ATGAAAGTAATTGAAGTCAAACAACTGAAAAAAATATACAACACCACCGAGGTGAAAGTAAACGCGTTAAACGGCGTTGACCTGACTTTCGATGAAGGTGAATTTGCCGCCATTGTTGGCCCTTCCGGATCTGGGAAAACGACCTTGCTGAACATGCTGGGCGGATTGGATGAACCCAGTGAAGGGGAAATCAACATTGACGGAACCAACATTCGGACGCTTTCATCGTCGAAGCTGATCGATTTCCGCCTGCACAACATTGGCTTTGTTTTCCAGGCCTACAACCTGATTCCGGTATTGACTGCATTGGAAAACGTGGAATTCATCATGCAGCTACAGGAGATTCCGAAGAAAGAACGACAACAGCGGGCCCAGGTTCTGTTGGAACAAGTCGGCTTGGGTGACCGGATCAACAGCCGCCCATCGAAACTATCGGGCGGACAGCAACAGCGCGTTGCCGTGGCCCGGGCATTGGCCTCGAAACCCAAGTTTGTGCTGGCCGACGAGCCAACAGCCAACCTCGACTCCAAATCGACAGCTAACCTGCTGGACATTATGGAAGAGCTGAACCGGAAAGAAAACATCACATTCATTTTCAGCACACACGATCAGCGCGTTGTCAACAAAGCACGCCGCGTGATCACCCTCGAGGATGGTCAGATCATCTCCGATGTCCGCAAAGAACAATCAGAATAG
- the tnpA gene encoding IS200/IS605 family transposase gives MANTYSQAYFHLVFSPKNRDALISRLWANELEKYITGIIQNNNHKLLAIGSMPDHIHIFIGYNLTQLIPDLVENIKTSSNAWIKQNNLSNSKFEWQKWYGAFTHSHSQIDAVVKYVLSQEQHHKKKSFREEYLEILQKNDVQYNGDYLFEYFD, from the coding sequence ATGGCAAATACCTATTCACAAGCCTATTTTCATCTGGTATTCTCACCCAAAAACCGCGATGCTTTGATCAGCAGGCTCTGGGCTAATGAACTGGAAAAATACATTACGGGAATTATACAAAACAACAATCATAAATTACTGGCAATTGGCTCCATGCCCGATCACATTCATATTTTTATCGGCTATAATTTAACCCAACTCATCCCCGATTTAGTAGAAAATATCAAAACATCGAGTAACGCCTGGATAAAACAAAACAACTTATCCAACAGTAAATTTGAATGGCAAAAATGGTATGGGGCTTTTACACATTCACACTCACAAATAGATGCGGTGGTGAAATATGTGTTGAGCCAGGAACAGCATCACAAAAAGAAATCGTTCAGAGAGGAGTATTTGGAAATTCTGCAGAAAAACGATGTTCAATATAACGGCGATTACTTATTTGAATATTTTGATTAA
- a CDS encoding TlpA family protein disulfide reductase, producing MKLKLTLFLISLSLIAFAQKSHIEGTIDGIDNATIHILALPLKEGAKPIFDTTSCTDGKFNYTLNYGVNMWHLVIISSDSFNAFFGSEKSSKQELQNRDIRFFIKPVEDIVVSASFADYGIKCSITGNDIGRQMNQVKEAKFPYSERFNQLTIQKEKEPEGSNKIAELDKELQSVNDQLDSIDLQIIAKHSDWEYSADLLAKFPNDTIEKYYNRFTPTVKNSIFGAHVSNALTASKKDLPAPSFSLPDTTGKIHSLSDYKGKYVVLDFWGTWCGSCVGGFPKLKEYYSKYKDRVEFIGIDCQDHEELWKNAVVKYELNWTNLFAANKVITENYGITNYPTKFIIDREGNIVLKSSGEDQEFYDMLDELFN from the coding sequence ATGAAACTAAAGCTTACCTTATTTCTAATTTCTTTATCCCTTATTGCATTTGCTCAAAAGTCACATATTGAAGGAACAATTGATGGAATTGACAATGCTACAATACATATCCTTGCTTTACCATTAAAAGAAGGGGCAAAACCAATTTTTGACACCACCTCGTGCACGGATGGGAAATTTAACTATACACTGAATTATGGTGTTAACATGTGGCACTTGGTTATAATTAGTAGCGATTCGTTTAATGCTTTTTTCGGTTCAGAAAAAAGTAGTAAACAAGAACTTCAAAACAGGGATATCCGATTCTTTATAAAACCCGTTGAGGACATAGTGGTTTCCGCTTCATTTGCCGATTATGGAATCAAATGTAGCATCACAGGAAACGATATTGGTCGGCAAATGAATCAAGTAAAAGAAGCAAAATTTCCGTATTCCGAAAGATTTAACCAATTAACGATTCAAAAGGAAAAGGAACCTGAAGGAAGCAATAAGATTGCGGAATTAGATAAAGAACTACAATCCGTTAACGATCAATTAGACAGTATTGATTTACAAATAATAGCCAAACATTCGGATTGGGAATACTCTGCAGATTTACTCGCTAAGTTTCCTAATGATACGATTGAGAAATATTACAATAGATTCACGCCAACAGTTAAAAACTCAATTTTTGGTGCTCATGTTTCAAATGCACTGACTGCGTCTAAAAAAGATTTACCTGCCCCATCGTTTTCCCTTCCTGATACAACAGGTAAAATTCATTCGCTATCTGATTACAAAGGGAAATATGTGGTTCTGGATTTCTGGGGTACATGGTGTGGCTCTTGTGTGGGAGGATTTCCAAAATTAAAAGAGTATTATTCAAAATATAAAGATCGAGTTGAATTCATCGGAATAGATTGTCAGGATCATGAAGAGCTTTGGAAAAATGCAGTTGTAAAATATGAACTGAACTGGACAAATCTCTTTGCTGCGAATAAAGTAATCACTGAAAATTACGGCATTACCAATTATCCGACAAAATTTATAATTGATAGGGAAGGGAACATCGTATTGAAAAGTAGCGGAGAGGACCAAGAATTTTACGATATGCTGGATGAATTATTTAACTAA